One genomic region from Pseudoduganella lutea encodes:
- the trbC gene encoding type-F conjugative transfer system pilin assembly protein TrbC, which translates to MAGTKVDLAAVARGYEAAGVGAAPHSAGPRLLVFISLAMPEGSLRRLAADAPRVGAVLVLRGLEGGSMIKTAARIGQLGGAGKVSIQIDPKAFLRFAIEQVPTMILARDVAATSPCQERGCAAPEGFVAVAGDVTLAHALDHVARSAPRFAREARRLRAGLEP; encoded by the coding sequence ATGGCCGGGACAAAAGTGGACCTGGCGGCCGTGGCGCGTGGCTACGAGGCGGCTGGCGTTGGCGCAGCACCCCATTCCGCCGGTCCACGGCTGCTGGTGTTCATCAGCTTGGCCATGCCGGAGGGTTCGCTGCGCAGGCTCGCGGCCGATGCGCCACGTGTAGGCGCCGTGCTGGTGCTGCGCGGCCTGGAAGGCGGATCGATGATCAAGACCGCCGCCCGCATCGGGCAGCTGGGTGGCGCGGGCAAGGTGTCGATCCAGATCGATCCCAAGGCGTTCTTGCGCTTCGCCATTGAGCAGGTGCCCACCATGATCCTCGCGCGCGATGTTGCCGCCACTTCGCCATGCCAGGAGCGCGGCTGTGCTGCGCCGGAAGGATTCGTGGCCGTGGCAGGGGATGTCACACTGGCCCACGCCCTCGATCACGTGGCCCGCAGTGCGCCGCGCTTCGCACGAGAGGCCCGTCGTCTGCGGGCCGGCCTGGAGCCGTGA
- the traF gene encoding conjugal transfer protein TraF, with translation MIRRALYCLGLALATAGAVAATPDPGEVLAGDAPAVSDPRAGWHFYLDPPPTTPSRPKARPPSVMDEEQDALARFRQLQKEVEERRALAVISPTEPNVRRYMELEAKVVGNASLFADIARRIAWAHPELDPSTQGRPVNATALEVFEQARLRESAGVLAQVAKEHVLMFFFRGSCGYCHAMAPVLDAFRKRHGIKLVPISMDGGRLAAFPDARSDNGAVRALKVQQVPALFLAQPYTGRIEPVGFGVLSEAQLAERIVTIFEGRDGKNTPRPDFWTEQR, from the coding sequence ATGATCAGGCGCGCGCTCTATTGCCTTGGCCTAGCGCTTGCTACGGCTGGCGCGGTGGCAGCCACGCCCGATCCGGGCGAGGTACTGGCGGGCGACGCTCCCGCGGTGTCCGATCCACGGGCCGGCTGGCACTTCTATCTCGATCCGCCCCCGACGACGCCATCCCGGCCGAAGGCTCGGCCACCTAGCGTGATGGACGAAGAGCAGGATGCGCTGGCGCGCTTTCGGCAGTTACAGAAAGAAGTCGAGGAGCGCCGCGCGCTCGCCGTGATCTCGCCCACCGAGCCCAATGTTCGGCGCTACATGGAGCTGGAGGCGAAGGTGGTGGGCAATGCGTCGCTCTTCGCCGACATCGCGCGGCGCATTGCCTGGGCCCATCCGGAACTGGATCCTTCCACCCAGGGCCGGCCGGTGAACGCCACCGCGCTGGAGGTGTTCGAGCAGGCACGCCTGCGCGAGAGCGCCGGGGTCTTGGCCCAAGTGGCGAAGGAGCACGTGCTGATGTTCTTCTTTCGCGGCAGTTGCGGCTACTGCCATGCGATGGCGCCGGTACTGGACGCTTTCCGCAAGCGGCATGGCATCAAGCTGGTGCCGATCAGTATGGATGGCGGCAGGCTGGCGGCATTTCCGGACGCGCGCAGCGACAACGGCGCCGTACGGGCGCTGAAGGTGCAGCAGGTGCCGGCGCTGTTCCTGGCGCAGCCCTATACGGGCCGGATCGAGCCGGTGGGATTTGGCGTGCTGTCGGAGGCCCAGCTTGCCGAGCGGATCGTCACGATTTTCGAAGGGCGCGACGGGAAGAATACACCGCGCCCCGATTTCTGGACTGAACAACGATAG
- the traN gene encoding conjugal transfer protein TraN, translating to MRRLTAWIVLCALLTSQVRLALAQSDDLAAARAANVLARGMVNAQDAAGVVPGYTTNVPQTSLYGQANLATQAQAQLAMCALHPDPAACVAGLHAVTSASTPRPPVPSSDPQVAGATAVARNPLATESHLGGLYVGCPGPGPCAAGMFCLGEQCFDTSKVNDPDFAQAMTYLEAAREAGVYMDPATMQVFAGEDNRCRNRLLANCCKTDRAGAAQNNGSLFGVGSRLVFDVLMNSNNRSFIASGIKAALTSYGFSGTFSAYGVTVAVNGVALPAGSITIAAGQNIVVAFTPWTLVIMVIFMVVMSMLSCNAEEGQLSMKEGARLCRSIGTWCSKCIRVLGRCVSCIEHTTSKCCFNSVLARLINEQGRAQLGIGWGRAQNPACGGFSIAQLQAMDFSRFDLSEFYASIVPISPNVGALQDAAATKAVKCYAGGGKC from the coding sequence ATGCGCCGCCTGACCGCATGGATCGTCCTTTGCGCGCTGCTGACCTCGCAGGTGCGGCTGGCGCTTGCACAGTCGGACGACCTGGCCGCCGCGCGGGCCGCCAACGTCCTCGCGCGTGGGATGGTCAATGCACAGGACGCCGCCGGGGTGGTACCCGGCTATACGACCAATGTGCCGCAGACCTCCCTGTACGGCCAGGCCAACTTGGCTACCCAGGCGCAAGCGCAGTTGGCGATGTGCGCATTGCATCCCGATCCGGCGGCATGCGTGGCTGGACTTCACGCGGTGACGTCTGCCAGCACCCCGCGCCCTCCCGTGCCGAGCAGCGATCCGCAGGTGGCCGGTGCCACGGCGGTGGCGAGAAATCCGCTGGCGACGGAAAGCCATCTGGGCGGCCTGTACGTGGGCTGCCCGGGACCGGGGCCTTGCGCCGCGGGCATGTTCTGTCTGGGGGAGCAATGCTTCGATACCAGCAAGGTCAACGATCCGGATTTTGCGCAGGCCATGACGTATCTGGAAGCGGCAAGGGAGGCCGGCGTGTACATGGACCCGGCCACCATGCAGGTGTTCGCGGGAGAGGACAACCGCTGCCGGAACCGGCTCCTGGCCAACTGCTGCAAGACCGACCGGGCCGGCGCGGCGCAGAACAATGGCTCGCTGTTCGGTGTCGGCTCCAGGCTGGTGTTCGATGTGCTGATGAACTCGAACAACCGCAGTTTCATCGCCTCCGGGATCAAGGCCGCGCTGACCAGCTACGGCTTTAGCGGCACCTTCTCCGCTTACGGGGTGACGGTGGCCGTGAACGGTGTCGCGCTACCGGCAGGTTCAATCACCATCGCGGCGGGGCAGAACATCGTGGTGGCGTTCACGCCCTGGACGCTGGTCATCATGGTCATCTTCATGGTCGTGATGTCCATGTTGTCGTGCAATGCCGAAGAGGGGCAACTGTCCATGAAAGAGGGCGCGCGACTGTGCCGCAGCATCGGGACCTGGTGTTCCAAGTGCATCAGGGTGCTGGGCAGGTGCGTGTCCTGCATCGAACACACCACGTCGAAATGCTGCTTCAACTCCGTGCTGGCCCGTCTCATCAACGAGCAGGGGCGCGCGCAACTGGGTATCGGATGGGGCCGCGCGCAAAACCCGGCCTGTGGCGGTTTCTCGATCGCACAGTTGCAGGCCATGGATTTTTCCAGATTCGATTTGTCCGAATTCTATGCCTCGATCGTGCCGATATCGCCGAACGTCGGCGCGCTGCAAGACGCAGCGGCCACCAAGGCTGTGAAATGCTACGCGGGAGGTGGGAAATGTTAA